The sequence TATCAATCAAATGAAAAATATAGTCTTGGCCATCTTTAGCATGGTATTTTAACTGGACAGAATTTAATTTAATTGTAATTCCCCGTTCACGCTCTAAAGCCATTGAATCTAGTAATTGTTCTTGCATTTCGCGTTTTTCAACCGTCCCGGTTGTTTCTAAAATCCGGTCTGCTAACGTTGATTTACCATGATCAATATGGGCAATAATACAAAAATTCCTAATTTTTGATTTTTCCATTATCCGCTTAATTCTCCTTTTTTTACTTCTTCAATTATTAATTATAAAGGAATAATTGTGATTTTGCTATGAAATCAAAGATGATTGCTATTTTTCTTCCCATAATAAAAACTCACCAATCCTTAGTGAGTTTTTATTGTTATTTTAACCCTGATAGCTACTCATTCCCCCAGCGACATCAACAACATTATGATAGCCATTGCGAGTTAAGACATTACAAACTTGCTGGGAACGCCCCCCACTATGACAAGTAATCATTAGTTTAGTTGCTTTATCGGGGAAAAAATCTGTTGGATTAAAAACTAACCCAGCCATTGGAATATTTTGGGCCAAGGGATGTTTTGCTAACATTGTTAATTCCCCTGGTTCGCGAACATCAATTAATTGATAGCCCGCTTGGGCATAACTAGGGACTTCGGCTCAAGTAATTTGTTTAAATGTTGAATCCATCTTAATTTCCTTTCTGAAATAACTATTCTTATTATACTAAAATGATAGCTCTTAAAATACTGTTTTAATTATTTCTTTTAAAAAGGTAATTGTCCGAGTTTCGGCTTGTTGGGCAATCATTAACACTTCATCATGACTTAAATTACCCCCAAGCCCAGCCGCTTTATTGGTAATTAAACTAAGGCCCAAAATATTCATCCCGGCATGCTTTGCAACAATGGCTTCGGGAACTGTACTCATTCCAACCGCATCACATCCTAAAAGTTCGTAAGCTCGAATTTCAGCTGGTGTTTCATACATTGGACCAGGAAAGTAACCATAAACCCCCGTTTGTACAGCAATTGTTAACTTCGTCGCCACTTCTTGGGCTTTCGCCAATAACTCTGGATGATAAATATTTGTCATATCGGGAAAGCGTGGCCCAAATTCATCGTAATTCGCTCCCCGTAATGGACTTGGACAAAACAGACTAATTTGGTCGCGAATCAACATTAATGTTCCTGGTAATAAATGATCACTAATTCCCCCACAAGCATTTGTTAAAATTAGATTTTTAACTTTTAATTTTGCTAAAACCCTGATTGGTAAAACAACTTGATCAATGTCATGACCTTCATAGTAATGAAAGCGCCCTTTTAACGCTAGGACTCTTTTACCTAACAATGTTCCATAAACCAGTTTTGATTCATGGCCAACAACAGTTGAGGCGGTAAAATGGGGAATATTGGTAAACGGAATTTCTTTAATAACTGTCATATCATTAACAAGATTTGCTAACCCCGAACCAAGAATGATCGCAATATCAATTGGTTCGCTAATTTCTTTTGCTAAATATTTACTAGCTTGATTAACTTTTTCCATAATGTTTAATCCCTTCTTTAATTCTTATTTTCTAGTGTTACAGCTTTGTTAGCTCTTACCTTTACTTTTTTATAAATCAGAAACTCTTCGTCATTTCATAATCGTTGTTGATAGCGGCGATTAACTTTTTCGAGACTTAACGAAATGATTATTGCCATAACAATGGCAAAAACAATTTGAATACTATCGTTAACTACTTCCGCCAAAGCAACTGTTGGGTCAAAAATGAAGTATGCCGGAATAACATATAAATATGTCATTAAACTACTTAAGATAAAAACGACATACCGAGTTAAAAATTTATAACCAAAAGCGGTAATAAAAAACATTAGCGTCCTAATCGCCATTGAAATTGGGATATAAACAGGTAAACCAGTAATTAAATCAATTATCCCAACATAAATTATGCCACTAATTAACATCATTGGTCCTGGAATTAAAATAATTAGACCCAGAAATAAACCATCCGCTAATTGGAGAATACTTTGGTTTGGTCCAATCCGGATAAACTGACTAACATACGCCAAGGTAATTAAAAGGCCTGTAATTACGCCAGTTGTAACTAGATATTTGAGTGATTTTAAACGGTACATTATGATGCACTCCTTTTATTGAAATTGATAACCTATTTGTAATTCTTTATTTTCATTAATATTATAGTAATATTTTTCTGCCAATTGGGGTTTTTTACCAGCCCGTTGTAATTCGGTAATTATTAAATACCCATCAGCAGTTTTAACTTTAATTCCCGTTTTTTCTATTGCCACAATTGTTCCAGGAGCAACGTTACTATCCGATGGATGTAATGGTTCAGAACTCATCATACTATGATAAATTTTATAGTTAATACCTTGCAAAGTCGTATAAGCAATTGGTCAACTATATAATCCCCGAATTTGATTATAAATTGTTTGGCTTGGTTTATTTCAGTTAATTTCTTCTTCACTACGAGAAATATTATAACCAAAAGTAACTTTACTTTCATCTTGGGGAACGCCAATTAATTCGCCATTGATAACTTTTAATAATTGTTCAGCAATAATTTTTTCCCCTAATAGCATTAATTTGTCATGAAGACTACTTGCTGTATCAGTTGAACTAATTGTTATTTTTTCTTGATAATAAACTACTCCGGCATCCATTTTTTTAATCATTTGCATTAAACTAACTCCCGTTTCCGTTTCCCCATCAATAATCGCTTTATGAATTGGGGCCCCACCTCGTAATTTTGGTAACAGAGAAGCATGAACATTTAAGGCATTAATTGTTGGAATAGCTAAAATTTTTTCTGGAATAAATTGACCATAAGCACAAGTCAGCAAAATATCTGGGGCAAGGTTAGTAATTGTTGCGGTTAAATCACCAATCTTTTCTGGTTGATAGACTGGAATATCATGTTCTAAAGCAAATTTCTTAACCGGAGAAAATTGAATTTCTTGTTTACGCCCAACCTTACGATCAGGTTGAGTTATAATAGCGATTAAACTAAGCTCTGACTGTAAAGTTTGTAATCCTTGTAAAACCCCTAAAGCAAAGGTTGGTGTTCCCATAAAAATAATTTTTTTCTTCATTCTATTCCTCTTTTCTAAGTTGTTGTAATAGTTTAGCAACATGTTGGAAAATAACAACCATTGCTAATGTATCACGGTTACAATATTCTAACATTGGCGTACGGAAATATTTTAATCATAGCGGTAAAGAAATGTTATTCTCCGCGCGACGACGAAAGGTTTCACTAGCCATATCCCCTTTTCGAATTTTTAAAGCTTGATAACTAAAATTATTATCAAAAGCTGGTTGGGTTTTTTTAATTGACTTTGAGCCATAAAACTCTTTCTGATAAATCATAAAATCTTTAAAGAAATCCATTAAATCAATTGTATGACTACGAATTCTTAATAATTCTTCTTGTAATGTTAATAATGTTTGTTTTTCTGTGGGACTCTCGCTACGTGATGCTAGTAAACTAGCATATTGAGCTAGTTCCCATAGGACTTTACATTCAAAACTTTTGTAGTAAGCGACATATACCCCTGGGCCAGCTGATGACAAATCATTGACTAATTGTTTTGCTAGCCCTAAACGGGGGTCTTCTTGCCCATCAGCTAAATAGGCAAAGTGTTGCATTGTTGTTTCATCATTATAATCATAATTGTCATCTATAATAATATGAACAGAATACTGAAACGGGATTTGTTGGTATGAATAACTATGATCAAAACGGGGTACAGCTGATTTCATTGTTTCAAAATCATACATATAAATTGGATATTGATATTCACTAAAGACATTTGTTATTGCTGTGATTTTATTTGGGTCAATAATTGGGGCCAAATTTTGCACAGCTTTAATTTGGCGAACTTGGGCTTCACTAAAAGTAATTGGTTTTTTCTTTTCTTGCTCCATTTTAAAAGTAAATGGTAAATGAATATCTTTTAATAAATTAATCCCTTCATCATATTTTAGGAGCGTTTTTTTTGTTCGGCCTTGCACCAATTCAAAAACACTATGATGTTCAGGCAAAAAGGATGTCATATGGGCACAAAAACCATATGAATCTCCTTTAAAATTAAAACATTGCTCAGCAGCTAACATTTTTTTGATATTCTTTTCATCTTCGTTAAAATATTTTTTAATTGTTGCTAAATCTAGCTCAATTGACCGATTATTTTTTTGAACGCGAGAATTAAATTCTCCCGTTAGCATTTGCTGGCAAAATTCTAACAGAGTTAGAGCAGGTAATTTTTTTGTTGCATGTTTATAAACATCTTGGAATAAAAACAACTGATCATAATCAAGATCTCCCTCACGATAATAAGCAGAATTTAAGAGCATCATTGAGACACGACTAACTTTTAATCCTAGACCAGTTAAAATATAATACTGGTAAGCAACGTCATATGCATATTCATCTTTGACATCTTTCATAATGTAGGCTTGTTCATTTTTATCAAATTTACAACCAGTTGATGCTTTAACCTCAATTAAATGATATGTTCCATCGGGTAATTTTTTTAAAATATCACATTTTGTAATACAGTCATTAAATTGAAATGATGGTTCAAAGTAAATTTGATAGCGTTCATCAGCTAAAACCTCTTGGGTTTTAGCAAAGGCAATTTTCTTACTATATAGATCAAGATTAAAATAGTGCCCATCGCGCATAAAAAACTCGCGAGCTTTTTGACCTATTTCTTCCCCATCGGCTAAAGTTTCTCCGGGATAAAATGGAATTGGATTATCGGTAATTTTTGTTTCTTGAATTTTATCAATGGCAAGAAGCTTTTTAGTTTCATTATCATCACTTTCTCCATCAGCTGGTCAAAAAGTTTCTAAGGTTAAATCATAAAGATTAGGGTCAAACAGCAGCGAATCATCTTCTTCGTTATCATCATCATCGGCTAAAAAATCATCATCATTAATT is a genomic window of Spiroplasma syrphidicola EA-1 containing:
- a CDS encoding rhodanese-like domain-containing protein, whose protein sequence is MDSTFKQITWAEVPSYAQAGYQLIDVREPGELTMLAKHPLAQNIPMAGLVFNPTDFFPDKATKLMITCHSGGRSQQVCNVLTRNGYHNVVDVAGGMSSYQG
- a CDS encoding purine-nucleoside phosphorylase, giving the protein MEKVNQASKYLAKEISEPIDIAIILGSGLANLVNDMTVIKEIPFTNIPHFTASTVVGHESKLVYGTLLGKRVLALKGRFHYYEGHDIDQVVLPIRVLAKLKVKNLILTNACGGISDHLLPGTLMLIRDQISLFCPSPLRGANYDEFGPRFPDMTNIYHPELLAKAQEVATKLTIAVQTGVYGYFPGPMYETPAEIRAYELLGCDAVGMSTVPEAIVAKHAGMNILGLSLITNKAAGLGGNLSHDEVLMIAQQAETRTITFLKEIIKTVF
- a CDS encoding ECF transporter S component family protein, whose protein sequence is MYRLKSLKYLVTTGVITGLLITLAYVSQFIRIGPNQSILQLADGLFLGLIILIPGPMMLISGIIYVGIIDLITGLPVYIPISMAIRTLMFFITAFGYKFLTRYVVFILSSLMTYLYVIPAYFIFDPTVALAEVVNDSIQIVFAIVMAIIISLSLEKVNRRYQQRLWNDEEFLIYKKVKVRANKAVTLENKN
- the fmt gene encoding methionyl-tRNA formyltransferase — encoded protein: MKKKIIFMGTPTFALGVLQGLQTLQSELSLIAIITQPDRKVGRKQEIQFSPVKKFALEHDIPVYQPEKIGDLTATITNLAPDILLTCAYGQFIPEKILAIPTINALNVHASLLPKLRGGAPIHKAIIDGETETGVSLMQMIKKMDAGVVYYQEKITISSTDTASSLHDKLMLLGEKIIAEQLLKVINGELIGVPQDESKVTFGYNISRSEEEINWNKPSQTIYNQIRGLYSWPIAYTTLQGINYKIYHSMMSSEPLHPSDSNVAPGTIVAIEKTGIKVKTADGYLIITELQRAGKKPQLAEKYYYNINENKELQIGYQFQ
- a CDS encoding DUF2779 domain-containing protein; its protein translation is MASKLTLKKEDYKRFKKCFKIAWTLAKRENLAAVRNWVLNKELSVFFDLKDNINGAKINDDDFLADDDDNEEDDSLLFDPNLYDLTLETFWPADGESDDNETKKLLAIDKIQETKITDNPIPFYPGETLADGEEIGQKAREFFMRDGHYFNLDLYSKKIAFAKTQEVLADERYQIYFEPSFQFNDCITKCDILKKLPDGTYHLIEVKASTGCKFDKNEQAYIMKDVKDEYAYDVAYQYYILTGLGLKVSRVSMMLLNSAYYREGDLDYDQLFLFQDVYKHATKKLPALTLLEFCQQMLTGEFNSRVQKNNRSIELDLATIKKYFNEDEKNIKKMLAAEQCFNFKGDSYGFCAHMTSFLPEHHSVFELVQGRTKKTLLKYDEGINLLKDIHLPFTFKMEQEKKKPITFSEAQVRQIKAVQNLAPIIDPNKITAITNVFSEYQYPIYMYDFETMKSAVPRFDHSYSYQQIPFQYSVHIIIDDNYDYNDETTMQHFAYLADGQEDPRLGLAKQLVNDLSSAGPGVYVAYYKSFECKVLWELAQYASLLASRSESPTEKQTLLTLQEELLRIRSHTIDLMDFFKDFMIYQKEFYGSKSIKKTQPAFDNNFSYQALKIRKGDMASETFRRRAENNISLPLWLKYFRTPMLEYCNRDTLAMVVIFQHVAKLLQQLRKEE